In a genomic window of Pedobacter sp. KBS0701:
- a CDS encoding SDR family oxidoreductase, whose amino-acid sequence MNLKNKVIIITGASSGIGKACAEEFAKRGANLVLAARQYVTLCEITAELEKKYGIRAVAVQADVSKEADCELIIKQALVSFQKIDILVNNAGLSMRALFNDLDLSVLKNLMDVNFWGTVYCTKYALPEILKTKGTVVGVSSIAGFRGLPGRTGYSASKFAMNGFMESLRTELLKTGVNVLLACPGFTASNIRVTALSKDGAAHGETSMDEGKMMSSEEVASIIADGIEQRKRTLIMTGQGKLAVWMNKLFPAFVDKKVFDLFAKEKNPLIKA is encoded by the coding sequence ATGAACCTAAAAAATAAAGTAATCATCATCACCGGGGCATCGAGCGGAATCGGAAAAGCCTGCGCCGAAGAATTTGCTAAACGTGGTGCCAATCTGGTTTTAGCTGCCCGCCAATATGTAACCCTTTGCGAAATTACTGCAGAACTGGAAAAAAAATATGGCATCAGGGCGGTGGCGGTTCAGGCTGATGTAAGTAAAGAGGCAGATTGCGAACTGATTATCAAACAGGCTTTAGTATCCTTTCAAAAGATTGACATTCTGGTAAACAATGCCGGTTTATCAATGCGTGCCCTGTTTAATGATCTGGATTTATCGGTGCTTAAAAACCTGATGGATGTAAACTTTTGGGGAACGGTATATTGTACCAAATATGCTTTGCCAGAGATTTTAAAAACAAAAGGAACAGTGGTTGGCGTTTCATCGATTGCCGGTTTCAGAGGTTTGCCAGGTAGAACAGGTTATTCGGCGTCTAAATTTGCAATGAACGGATTTATGGAATCCTTGCGTACCGAATTATTGAAGACAGGTGTAAACGTGCTTTTGGCCTGTCCTGGATTTACGGCTTCCAACATCCGCGTAACTGCTCTGTCAAAAGATGGTGCTGCTCATGGTGAAACCAGTATGGATGAAGGTAAAATGATGTCTTCAGAAGAAGTGGCCAGCATTATTGCTGATGGCATTGAACAACGCAAACGTACCCTCATCATGACCGGACAAGGAAAATTAGCCGTTTGGATGAACAAACTTTTCCCTGCATTTGTGGATAAAAAGGTATTTGATTTATTCGCGAAAGAAAAAAATCCGCTGATTAAGGCTTAA
- the recR gene encoding recombination mediator RecR: MNFSSKLLEDAVNEFSKLPGVGQKTALRLVLHLLNKEQEEVNQFGNTFIKLKQQIKHCTTCHNISDYTVCEICTSIKRDKETICVVEDTRDVMAIENTGQYFGVYHVLGGLISPMDGVGPSDLFIEGLVTRMTVGGIKEVILALSPNMEGDTTLFYLYKRLKEFNVPVTTIARGIAFGGELEYTDEITLGRSIITRVPYETAMMK; the protein is encoded by the coding sequence ATGAATTTTTCATCCAAACTGCTCGAAGATGCGGTAAACGAATTCTCGAAACTTCCTGGTGTAGGGCAAAAAACGGCTTTGCGGTTGGTTTTACATCTTTTAAATAAAGAACAGGAGGAGGTTAACCAGTTTGGCAATACATTTATCAAGTTAAAACAGCAGATTAAACATTGTACTACCTGTCATAATATTTCTGATTATACGGTGTGTGAAATCTGTACTTCGATAAAACGCGATAAGGAAACCATTTGTGTGGTAGAAGATACCCGTGATGTAATGGCGATTGAAAATACCGGGCAATACTTTGGGGTTTACCATGTTTTGGGTGGATTAATTTCCCCAATGGATGGCGTGGGACCTTCTGATCTGTTTATTGAAGGCTTGGTGACCAGAATGACTGTGGGTGGAATTAAGGAAGTGATTTTAGCTTTAAGTCCGAATATGGAAGGCGATACCACCTTGTTCTATCTCTATAAAAGGCTAAAAGAATTCAATGTTCCGGTAACTACCATTGCACGCGGAATTGCATTTGGAGGCGAACTGGAATACACCGATGAAATTACCTTGGGCAGATCGATCATTACCCGGGTGCCTTACGAAACCGCGATGATGAAATAG